A window from Solanum stenotomum isolate F172 chromosome 7, ASM1918654v1, whole genome shotgun sequence encodes these proteins:
- the LOC125870112 gene encoding lysine-specific demethylase JMJ25-like, translating into MSFSNSRKKGESKMCHQCQRSDKERVVCCSKCKVKRYCLACINRWYPGMVEEDFLKACPVCRNFCNCIACLRLDGTAKHLMNVEVKFSDEEKFEYSKHIVQALLPALEQLNTEQMIEKEIEYQIQALPDSEVKIPKAKYEKDECIYCNYCSAFIVDFHRRCSSCSYELCLTCCKELRNDNLQADASEVRMQYIYNGLDYLHGKGCSVTSVKNGTCGGTTKVKIRDQTKVAMTSKWKSVENGAIPCPPKDMGGCSNGTLNLRCIFSENWISQLLLKAKEISQKCKVKEMYNDSELHHSCSKSKGENGTYGGKLRKAAARESSDDNYVFCPAAVDTRRANLRHFRLYLAKGEPVVVTNVHDNALGLSWEPMVMWRACRQTKKATDVLNCLNWCKLEKNIHQFFIGYTEGRFDSYGWPQLLKLNDWPPSGLFDERLPRHGAEFSSCLPFMEYTHPQYGYLNLALRLPDNCVKPDLGPKAYIAYGFPKELGRGDSVTKLHYVMTDTVNMLMHTQAVVPTVEQLSAIEKLKQIHKEQDQREFVADANRMHESIKDYVPNVNEKSVLKGMNFSQKKQNCDGLKVENSSKSENKKYCLRSVKADCETKKDGEDSSSRFGKDRSEGFEEADGGALWDVFRRQDVPKLEEYLRKHFREFRHIYGSPLPQVVHPIFDETFYLSTEHKRRLKEEYGIEPWTFVQKLGEAVFVPAGCPHQVRNLKSCINVAVDFISPENVNESICLTEELRKLPRNHEAREDKLGVKKIIVHAMSQAVNQLEKTLLNSEAGIDTGLSLSHSISRSINSMPGPSTPKSSSSVSEDLSSRKTAKREEYVVPTENEKPRTAEVNLRSPLPVLDHLSSANKAIPGPSMPKSSSVSEDLSSSKTTRREEYVAPSENEIPRTAEVNRRSPHPVLDHLSSANKAIPGPSMPKSSSVSEDLSSSKTTRREEYVAPSENEIPRNAEVNRRSPHPVLDHLSSANKVYSIDY; encoded by the exons CATTTGATGAATGTAGAAGTGAAGTTCAGTGATGAAGAAAAATTTGAGTACTCTAAGCACATTGTACAAGCACTTTTGCCTGCTTTGGAACAACTTAATACCGAGCAAATGATTGAAAAGGAGATTGAGTATCAGATTCAAG CATTGCCAGATTCGGAGGTTAAAATACCCAAAGCAAAATACGAGAAGGACGAGTGTATTTATTG CAACTATTGCAGTGCATTTATTGTTGATTTTCACCGGAGGTGTTCTAGTTGTTCCTATGAACTTTGCCTTACTTGTTGCAAAGAATTAAGGAATGACAACTTGCAAGCAGATGCATCCGAAGTGAGGATGCAATATATTTACAATGGACTGGATTATTTGCATGGTAAAGGTTGTAGCGTAACTTCAGTCAAGAATGGAACTTGTGGTGGAACGACTAAAGTTAAAATAAGGGATCAAACTAAGGTGGCGATGACATCTAAATGGAAATCCGTGGAAAATGGTGCCATTCCTTGCCCACCCAAAGATATGGGAGGCTGTAGTAACGGAACATTAAATTTGAGATGTATATTTTCTGAGAATTGGATATCGCAGCTGTTACTCAAAGCTAAAGAAATATCTCAAAAATGTAAAGTGAAGGAAATGTATAATGATTCAGAACTGCACCACTCCTGTTCAAAATCTAAGGGTGAAAATGGTACTTATGGTGGCAAGCTACGTAAGGCAGCTGCTCGGGAAAGTTCTGATGATAACTATGTATTCTGTCCAGCAGCTGTGGATACTCGGCGTGCAAATTTGAGGCATTTTCGTCTATATTTAGCTAAGGGTGAACCAGTTGTTGTAACTAACGTCCATGATAATGCGTTGGGATTGAGCTGGGAACCTATGGTAATGTGGCGTGCTTGTCGACAAACCAAGAAGGCTACTGATGTTTTGAATTGCTTAAATTGGTGTAAG TTGGAAAAGAACATACACCAGTTTTTTATAGGATACACGGAGGGTCGCTTTGACAGTTACGGGTGGCCTCAACTCTTAAAGTTGAATGACTGGCCGCCATCAGGTCTATTTGATGAGCGGCTGCCGCGTCATGGTGCTGAATTTTCAAGTTGTTTACCTTTTATGGAATATACACATCCTCAATATGGCTATCTCAATCTTGCTCTAAGACTTCCTGATAACTGCGTGAAGCCAGATTTGGGACCTAAGGCATACATTGCTTATGGTTTTCCTAAGGAGCTTGGACGTGGAGACTCAGTCACCAAACTACACTATGTTATGACTGATACG GTCAACATGTTGATGCACACTCAAGCAGTGGTCCCAACAGTTGAACAGCTCTCGGCCATAGAGAAGTTGAAACAGATTCACAAAGAGCAGGATCAGAGGGAATTTGTAGCTGATGCTAACAGGATGCATGAGAGCATTAAGGATTACGTCCCTAATGTAAACGAAAAATCTGTGCTGAAAGGGATGAACTTTTCTCAGAAGAAACAGAACTGTGATGGTTTGAAAGTTGAGAATAGTAGTAAATCTGAGAATAAGAAGTATTGCCTCCGAAGTGTGAAAGCTGATTGTGAAACAAAGAAAGACGGAGAGGATAGTAGTTCTCGTTTTGGGAAGGATAGGTCTGAAGGATTTGAAGAAGCAGATGGTGGTGCTCTATGGGATGTCTTTAGGAGGCAAGATGTTCCTAAATTGGAGGAATATCTCAGGAAACACTTCAGGGAATTTAGGCACATATATGGCTCACCGTTGCCGCAG GTTGTTCATCCCATTTTTGATGAAACTTTCTACTTGAGCACTGAGCATAAAAGGAGGCTAAAGGAAGAATATG GAATTGAACCGTGGACATTTGTTCAAAAATTAGGTGAAGCTGTTTTCGTTCCTGCTGGATGTCCTCATCAAGTTAGAAATTTAAAG TCCTGTATCAATGTCGCTGTTGATTTTATTTCTCCTGAAAATGTGAATGAGAGCATCTGTTTGACTGAGGAGCTTCGCAAGCTTCCCAGAAATCATGAAGCTAGGGAAGACAAGTTGGGG gtaaagaaaataattgttcATGCAATGAGCCAAGCGGTGAATCAATTGGAGAAGACACTATT GAACTCTGAAGCAGGCATCGATACAGGATTATCCTTATCACATTCGATCAGCAGAAGTATAAAT TCTATGCCAGGACCAAGTACACCAAAATCTTCCTCCTCCGTTTCGGAAGATCTATCTAGTCGCAAGACTGCCAAAAGAGAAGAATATGTTGTTCCAACTGAGAATGAGAAACCAAGAACTGCTGAAGTTAATCTACGTTCTCCGCTTCCAGTTCTTGATCATCTGTCTTCAGCCAACAAG GCTATTCCAGGACCAAGTATGCCAAAATCTTCCTCCGTTTCGGAAGATCTATCTAGTAGCAAGACTACCAGAAGAGAAGAATATGTTGCTCCAAGTGAGAATGAGATACCAAGAACTGCTGAAGTTAATCGACGTTCTCCGCATCCAGTTCTTGATCACCTGTCTTCAGCAAACAAG GCTATTCCAGGACCAAGTATGCCAAAATCTTCCTCGGTTTCGGAAGATCTATCTAGTAGCAAGACTACCAGAAGAGAAGAATATGTTGCTCCAAGTGAGAATGAGATACCAAGAAATGCTGAAGTTAATCGACGTTCTCCGCATCCAGTTCTTGATCACCTGTCTTCAGCAAACAAGGTTTACTCAATTGATTACTGA
- the LOC125870908 gene encoding uncharacterized protein LOC125870908, whose amino-acid sequence MPKSSSVSEDLSSSKTVKIEEYVAPSEDEKPRTTEVNLHSPLPVLSANKAQESTLVPSQELKQFIYIEDVESTFHTVQSFLKSLPEQYPSQQSSLQSNSTSSAQTLAKLIFECSIRLPLEALAHDPINEKEMHGAIAALNENPSSLFSDEQAKQLVKLKYEFPVMVKKWRDLARAELSYQEFLTNFEEDRKKLDNWIRSEAMLKSEYDKKEEQARELEALLQDIRTRQKEIMDERQEGSKEAQKLMLLAQEKSVRIESTSNELVTTKMQMDGLRKNWSNFQSTFP is encoded by the exons ATGCCAAAATCTTCCTCCGTTTCGGAAGATCTATCTAGTAGCAAGACtgtcaaaattgaagaatatgtTGCCCCAAGTGAGGATGAGAAACCAAGAACTACTGAAGTTAATCTACATTCTCCGCTTCCAGTTCTTTCAGCAAACAAG GCTCAAGAAAGCACATTGGTTCCTAGTCAAGAGTTGAAGCAGTTCATCTATATAGAGGACGTTGAATCAACTTTCCACACGGTTCAGTCATTCTTGAAGTCTTTACCAGAGCAGTATCCCAGCCAACAATCCAGCCTCCAGAGCAATAGTACTTCTTCAGCCCAAACACTTGCAAAGTTGATATTTGAATGTTCAATCAGACTACCTTTGGAGGCATTGGCTCATGACCcgataaatgaaaaagaaatgcaTGGTGCAATTGCTGCTTTAAATGAAAATCCCTCATCATTGTTTAGCGATGAACAAGCCAAGCAATTGGTAAAACTCAAGTATGAATTCCCTGTCATGGTTAAGAAATGGAGGGACTTGGCACGAGCTGAATTAAGTTACCAGGAATTCTTGACCAACTTCGAAGAGGACAGGAAAAAACTGGATAATTGGATTAGATCAGAAGCAATGTTGAAGTCGGAGTATGATAAAAAGGAGGAACAAGCTAGGGAGTTGGAAGCATTACTTCAAGATATAAGGACCAGACAGAAAGAAATCATGGATGAACGACAAGAAGGGTCTAAAGAAGCTCAAAAACTCATGTTGTTAGCTCAAGAAAAATCTGTCAGGATAGAAAGCACTAGCAATGAATTGGTAACAACAAAGATGCAGATGGATGGCTTAAGGAAAAATTGGTCCAACTTTCAGTCTACATTCCCGTAG
- the LOC125870111 gene encoding lysine-specific demethylase JMJ25-like produces the protein MENKEKESSDMDISTGDEEKVDNSMEMTNKKRKKMSFSSDAENHRKRGKSKMCHQCKKSDKDRLVCCSNCKDKTFCLPCIERWYPWIPEEAFLSACPVCRNLCNCKECLLLQELPKDLLNVDVKCTDEEKIVYSKYIVRALLPALEQLNTEQMIEKPMEYQIGVFPDFEVNTHKAENEKNKSIYCNYCSAFIVDFHRSCSSCSYKLCLTCCKELRNGNLQADASEVRMQNIDNGPSYLPGMAEVITRDQTEVAMESKWKPMENGAISCPPKDMGGCSEGTLYLRCLFSELLIFELLLRAKEIAQKCNLHVDSALDHYSSKSKGEPSTSGPKVRKAAARENSSDNYLFSPAAVDIQSTNSMHFRFSFSKGEPVIVTDVHDRALRLSWEPTVIWSACRQTMKAVDILNCSNWCMVRLVIYYLSTYCLFR, from the exons atggaaaacaAGGAAAAAGAATCATCTGATATGGATATCAGCACTGGAGATGAAGAAAAAGTTGATAATTCAATGGAGATGACGAataagaagaggaagaaaatgagtttttctAGTGATGCGGAAAACCACAGAAAGAGAGGGAAGTCTAAAATGTGTCATCAGTGTAAGAAGAGTGACAAAGACAGACTTGTGTGTTGTTCCAACTGTAAAGATAAAACATTTTGCCTTCCTTGCATCGAACGATG GTACCCTTGGATACCAGAAGAGGCCTTCTTAAGTGCTTGCCCTGTATGTCGTAACCTTTGCAACTGTAAAGAATGTTTGCTGTTACAGGAGCTACCGAAA GATTTGTTGAATGTAGATGTGAAGTGCACTGATGAAGAAAAAATCGTCTACTCTAAATACATAGTACGCGCACTTTTGCCTGCTTTGGAACAACTCAATACAGAGCAAATGATTGAAAAGCCGATGGAGTATCAGATTGGAG tatttccagattttgaggTTAATACACACAAAGCAGAAAATGAGAAGAACAAGTCCATTTATTG CAACTATTGCAGTGCTTTTATTGTTGACTTTCATCGGAGTTGTTCTAGTTGTTCCTATAAACTTTGCCTTACTTGTTGCAAAGAATTACGGAATGGCAACTTGCAAGCAGATGCATCCGAGGTGAGGATGCAAAATATTGACAATGGACCAAGTTATTTGCCTGGAATGGCTGAAGTTATAACAAGGGATCAAACCGAGGTCGCTATGGAATCTAAATGGAAACCCATGGAAAATGGTGCCATTTCTTGCCCACCAAAAGATATGGGAGGCTGTAGTGAAGGAACATTATATTTGAGGTGTCTATTTTCTGAGTTACTGATATTCGAGTTGTTACTGAGAGCTAAGGAAATAGCTCAAAAATGTAACTTGCATGTAGATTCAGCACTGGACCACTACAGTTCAAAATCAAAGGGGGAACCTAGTACTTCTGGTCCCAAGGTACGTAAGGCAGCTGCTCGGGAAAATTCTAGTGATAATTACTTATTCTCCCCAGCAGCTGTGGATATTCAGAGCACAAATTCAATGCATTTCCGGTTCTCTTTTTCCAAGGGTGAACCAGTTATTGTAACTGACGTTCATGATAGAGCATTGCGATTGAGCTGGGAGCCTACGGTAATATGGAGTGCCTGTCGACAAACCATGAAGGCTGTTGATATCTTAAATTGCTCCAATTGGTGCATGGTTCGTCTAGTCATCtattatttgagcacttattGTTTATTTAGATAA